A genomic stretch from Malus domestica chromosome 15, GDT2T_hap1 includes:
- the LOC114821847 gene encoding B3 domain-containing protein At4g01580-like yields MAFLPEEIDDRPTFPPAVPHFFKIILNDTSRDKKIKIPPKFVTKYGDNMSNPVFFKVPSALEWKIELRKWDGEVWFENGWQDFSSFYSLDYGHLLVLGYEGNSKFRVLILERSCTEIEYPLQNTAEKTDEDEKSGDDSHDISYHESGDDLDVGSVEIGENHTPCPRKTREKSLLSCPRPRKKNRPSSRAGKANVPAASATALERPSGFKSDRHPPLKSLPSQFIKKHLNRTVGYVILRVLGGRTWCVKFKQYDTGRLQIAGRLEAICAREQFGNWR; encoded by the exons ATGGCTTTTCTACCCGAAGAAATCGATGACCGCCCGACATTTCCCCCTGCCGTTCCTCATTTCTTCAAGATCATTCTCAATGACACTTCCAGAGACAAGAAAATT AAAATTCCACCGAAATTTGTGACGAAATATGGAGACAATATGTCAAATCCAGTATTTTTCAAGGTTCCAAGTGCCTTAGAATGGAAAATAGAACTTCGAAAATGGGATGGTGAGGTCTGGTTTGAGAATGGTTGGCAGGACTTCTCTAGTTTTTATTCTCTGGATTATGGTCACTTGCTGGTTTTAGGGTATGAAGGGAATTCAAAATTCAGGGTTCTGATATTAGAGAGAAGCTGCACAGAGATTGAATATCCCCTACAAAATACGGCGGAAAAAACTGATGAAGATGAAAAATCCGGCGATGATTCCCATGATATTTCCTATCATGAGTCTGGTGATGATTTGGATGTTGGTTCTGTTGAAATCGGGGAGAATCATACACCCTGCCCAAGAAAAACAAGGGAGAAATCTCTACTGTCTTGTCCTCGACCTCGCAAGAAAAACAGACCAAGTTCACGTG CAGGCAAAGCTAATGTTCCAGCTGCAAGTGCCACAGCTCTTGAGAGACCTAGTGGTTTCAAATCTGATCGACACCCTCCTCTCAAG agTTTGCCATCCCAGTTTATCAAGAAACACCTTAACCGGACTGTTGGTTATGTCATCCTTCGGGTTTTGGGTGGAAGAACTTGGTGTGTCAAATTCAAACAATACGACACCGGAAGATTGCAGATTGCTGGGAGGTTGGAAGCAATTTGTGCGAGAGAACAGTTTGGCAATTGGCGATGA
- the LOC114821812 gene encoding B3 domain-containing transcription factor VRN1-like yields MASVPPENINRPIFSPTTPHFFKIILEDTSKDRKFRIPKKFVMKYGEGISNPVCLKLPSGSEWIVELRRWDGEVWFDNGWPEFSKFYSLDCGHWLVFRYEGNSKFNVCIFDKSCTEIEYPLTMPKMELTSHDESRDNSANDSSDDYGDDLSYKSGDGSDDNSAMILDKFLPCPRKTREKSTLPYPQPHKKRITSSSGKCDFPTEKYGVTSSTPSGEVVALRRAIAFKSQNPSFIVVMRLSYINSGLLWLPSKFCKLRPIKESCEVILQVSDGRTWTVDLRYEEGKATFRRGWMDIVCDNNLELGDVCVFVSTCNLKPLFDVFIFRSKEAASCSIDEGKTVPKMEESDQADGDSVQILDDDSTDDSSDEFSEDSDNNSSNGSSDDSYDNSVVIFDKFPPHQRKTSEKSALPCPQRQKKSRTTTSGKAV; encoded by the exons ATGGCTTCCGTTCCCCCGGAAAATATTAACCGGCCAATATTTTCTCCGACGactccccattttttcaaaatcattctcGAGGACACTTCCAAAGACAGAAAATTT AGAATTCCAAAGAAATTTGTGATGAAATATGGTGAAGGAATATCAAATCCAGTATGTCTTAAGCTTCCAAGTGGTTCAGAATGGATAGTAGAACTTAGAAGATGGGATGGTGAGGTTTGGTTTGACAATGGTTGGCCAGAGTTTTCCAAATTTTACTCTCTAGACTGCGGTCACTGGCTGGTTTTTCGATATGAGGGGAATTCCAAATTCAATGTGTGCATATTTGATAAAAGTTGCACGGAGATTGAATATCCATTAACAATGCCAAAGATGGAACTAACTTCTCATGATGAATCTCGTGACAATTCTGCAAATGATTCTAGTGACGATTATGGTGATGATTTGAGTTACAAGTCCGGTGATGGTTCTGATGATAATTCTGCTATGATCTTAGATAAATTTTTACCTTGCCCAAGAAAAACAAGGGAGAAATCTACATTGCCATATCCTCAGCCTCACAAGAAAAGGATAACAAGTTCGAGTG GAAAATGTGATTTTCCAACTGAAAAATATGGAGTCACGTCTAGCACTCCAAGTGGAGAGGTTGTAGCTCTTCGGAGAGCTATTGCTTTCAAATCACAAAACCCTTCTTTCATTGTTGTCATGAGGCTCAGTTATATCAACTCTGGGCTTCTG TGGTTGCCATCTAAATTTTGCAAGCTACGTCCTATTAAGGAATCCTGTGAGGTCATTCTTCAAGTTTCGGATGGGAGAACTTGGACTGTTGATTTGAGATATGAAGAAGGAAAGGCCACATTCAGGCGTGGTTGGATGGACATTGTTTGTGACAATAATTTGGAACTTGGTGATGTGTGTGTTTTTGTGTCAACTTGCAACTTAAAACCCTTATTTGATGTTTTCATTTTCCGCTCTAAAGAAGCTGCGAGTTGTAGCATTGATGAGGGAAAAACAGTGCCTAAGATGGAAGAATCTGATCAAGCAGATGGTGATTCTGTTCAAATCTTGGATGATGATTCTACTGATGACTCTAGTGATGAGTTTAGTGAGGATTCTGATAACAATTCCAGTAATGGATCCAGTGACGATTCTTATGATAATTCTGTTGTAATATTTGACAAATTTCCACCCCACCAAAGAAAAACAAGTGAGAAATCTGCATTACCATGTCCTCAGCGTCAGAAGAAAAGTAGAACAACTACAAGCGGTAAAGCAGTCTAA